GCTCTGGTCTATTTCCGCAAACCACTGGCATCGCGCCTCATCTTTACGACACTCGTGCAGGGACATATCTTCGTGTTTACGCTGCTCTTAGGCTGGCAGATTGGCAACTATCTGTTTTATCTTGCATTGCCGGCGTTGCCCTATGTGCTGTTCCATAAAAGCCGTTTCGGCATTGCCTATGCCTTCTTAACGGGCATTCTCGGGTTCGGCGCGAGTTTTGCCGTGAAAAAATACAATCTCCAGTTCGTCGCGGTGACGCCTGCAATGTACGATGGACTGTTTCTGATCGCCTTTGCTTCGAGTTTTAGTGTTGTCTTTATGGTTGTGCGGCTTTTCTTCAAATTGTCACGCGAAACTGAAATTCGGCTGCAGCATGAGAAACGCCGCTCTGAAAGGCTGTTGCTGAATATTCTGCCAGCAGAAATCGCCGAGCGTCTGCAGAACGGAGAAAACACGATCGCCGACCATTACCCCAAAGTCTATGTATTGTTCGCCGATATTGTGGGCTTTACGCAGCTCTCGTCGCAGACCACGCCTGATGAAGTCGTGCGACGGCTGAACGAAGTCTTTTCACTGATTGATATTCTGGTCGAAAAATACGACGTCGAGAAGATAAAAACCATTGGCGACGCATACATGGTAGTCGCGGGAATTCCCAAAAGCCGCCATGACGACGCCGGGCGTATACTAGGTTTTGCCAAAGAGATGCTTGAAATGGTGAAGACCATGAATGCGCTCGAATTGCGCATTGGCATCGATGTCGGCGAAGCAACGGCTGGCGTCATCGGTACCAAAAAGTTTATTTTTGATCTTTGGGGTGATACGGTCAACACCGCCAGCCGCATGGAAAGCCATGGCGAACCGGGCAAGATTCACGTCACTGAGCGGGTGGTTGCGGGGCTTGGTGGAGAATTTGCCATAGAAGAGCGCGGCAAGATAATCATTAAGGGCAAGGGCGAGATGAAGACGTTTTTTGTGAGGTGATCAAAAATTCATGCCCAGTCCGATACGCAGCGTTCTCGCAATGCCCTGTTCGACCGGGTCGCGAAACGCAGTGCCCTCAAGTGGATATTCGGTGAGTTCGGTGCGCGAGTTGATCAGGTTGTAAACGTCGAGAAACGCCCATGCCGGGTTGCCGGAAAAAACGGTCTCATAGCGCAGCCTTAAGTCCCACGCGAGCGAGTAGGTGTAGCGGCCCACGCCGGTGAGACCACCGCCGCGCTCTTCGAACGGCACGAGAATCGGGCCCTGCGAAAGGCCGGTGACGCGGCGGTAGCCAGCGAGCGATTCGCCGTCGCGGTAACGGAGTACATTCATCACGGTAAAGGCTTTCGCGAAACGGCGGCCGAAGATAATTTTGCCGATATAACCCCGGTCGTTGTCAAGTCGCCCGAAGCGGTTCTCGCGAAAATTCGGGTCGGCCGTCGACTCGTTATAGACACCGACGTCGTTATAAAACATGCCCATGCCCTGCGGCGTGTAGCCGGCGCCGAAGTAACCGCCGATCGACGCGCGAATGATCCAGTCGCTGCGCCTGTCGCTCTGTGCGAGCGTGATTTCGGTGTGTGCGTAATAGGCATCTTTTTCGGCGTTTCGCAGCTCATAAATTTCATTGCCTGTGCCGGTCTTGTCGTAGACGGCGACTGTGCCGCCGGCAGAACTTGGCGCAAACTGCGGTGAGGTGCCGTCGGCGTAGCGCACTTCGAAAAGTTTTCTGTAGATGCGGCCATTCAAATTGAACTCAAGCAGCCAGCCCTTGAAGCCGGCATAACCCACAGAAAGATTCAGCTCTTCTTTCTGCGGCGCTTCGAGGCCCTTTTGGCCAGTGCTGTATCTCGCACCGGTGCGAGACGGCAGCGAGAGCTCGCCTGCGTCAGCTACCCCGTTGCCATTGGTGTCGGCCCAATTGTAGCGCGTACCGCTGAGGCCGTCGCGGTTGAGGTAAGAGACTTCTTGCAGGGTGAAACCCAAGGTGTCGTGTTGCAATCCCCCTGAGACAAAATAGCCTGAACTGCCGAGCATCGTTTTGCCCGAGATGAGCGCTGCCGGGTGCACGAAGCCGATTTTAGAACCGGCGTCGGTGAAGCCCCAGTCGATGTGCGCGTTGGCGCCGGCGAGAAATTCACTGCGCGCGTATTTTTTCTGCGCGCGCACAAACGGCTGCCAGCGCATGAGGTAATTTGCCTCGGCAGATGCGGATTCATACTGTGTGACAGCCAGCGGCGCATTGTAGAAAGTTTCGCTGAGCAGGTTCGCGGGCGGCGCCACGCGGCGGTGTTCGAACTCAACGCGGGAGTTGATGCCGTATTCAAGATCGTACGACTCACCCGGTAATTTCTTGAACCCGGATGCGTCGAAGAACATCGTGTGGGTGGCCGTTGGCAGAAATGCTGGTGCCTGAATCAGCGAATCAACCGCAGACCGTTGCAGGGCTGCGCTGTTCAGCGTCGTGTTTCGATTCGCATAACCGAGCGCGAGCGTTCCCTCTGCTTTCGCGGTCGAAAAGCGGTAATTGGCGACACCTGAAATCTGATCACTTTTCAGCGTCTGTGATTCTGCAAACCAGTATTCTGCCCCAAGGTTCGTGCGCGAGCGGTATTGCAGCGTCGTGTGCAGCTCATCGCCCGCGACGAAACCCGGCCTGAACATACCCATGAGCGTCGATTCAACAGCCGTTTCGGGTGAAGCGAGATTGTTGAAATGACGGCTCTTGCGGTAGCCATCGGCAAAGATGAGCGCATTCGATTCACCCGTTTTGAAAGCATAACTTGCCCTTGCCTCGAAACTACCGGGCTCAAAACCGCGCGCCTTTTCGGGGGCACCCCAGTCGCTCGCCGGTTCGCGGTCAGCAACCGCACGGGGTATCACGGCAAAACCGCCGACCTGCAATGGCATCGAGAGTGCAACTTCTGATTTTTGATCTGGCGCTGCAAGCGGCTGCATGTGGTAGCCGTTCTTCTGCGTGTTTGACACACCATATTTTTCTGCGCTGAAACCCGACAGCGCGGCGAGCGGCATATAGACCAGCGGCTCGCCGGGATTCGACGGGTTTGAAATATCGGCACCGGCAAAATACCAGCGCTGCCATTTGTACGATTCACCCAGCTGCGAAATCTGAACATTCTCAGGCCTTGAAAAACCGCCGGTATCGGTGTTCGCCATGACCGCAGGCAGATAGAAGAATTCGAGTATCGAAGCAACATGCCCGCCGTTCGGCAGATTTATCGCTGATTCGCGGTCAAATTTCCAGGCTGAGCCGGGTAATTGCGGAACGCCCTTTGCGGCAGAAAATTCTGCGAGATCTGGGGCAGCGTTGGTCTCTGTTTTCGCTGTCGCGGATTTTTCATTCTGCGCGCGCGCTGCCGGCGTGATCGCGGCGGCAACGAAAAGAAACAAGATGATCGGGTTCGCTTTGCTTGCCAAGGCATTCAGTTTCATGTAGGGGTTCCCGTAGCGAGATTGTTTTGCTGAAAAGTCTGCCAGATCGAATGGTCGATTGCCAGCATATCTGAGCGGTATTGCTCAAACTTTTCAAAATTCTGCATCTGTTGCGCGTGTATAATCAGCATCGCCAGAAGCTGTAAGAGGCGTGGCTCGAATGCTTTCTTGTGCACGCGCGCTGCCGCGTATTCATTGTGCAATTTGCGGTATTCAGCTTCAATCGCGCGCGCTTCGTCGATTTTAAGTTTGCGGCGGTGTTTGTAGACCCCGTTCACTTCAAGCAAGAGCGCATAGATGCGGTCGCGCACCCCCTCACCGTATTCTTCGTCGTGAACGAGTTTGTAGAGTTCTTGAAATATACCTGCCGGCAAAAACTCAGGGTATTCAGAAACAACCTCGGGCCTTAGATAAAGCGCGTCGCGGTAGTGCTCGAAGAATGCCGTTTCATTGCCGCTGACATTCGCAGCATGTGCCGACAGGTAATGCGCCGCTGCCTGACCCGGGTGGTTCGCCAGCATGAACGCCAGCACCTCGCGCGCCGAAGTCACATTGCCGATCATGAGCAATGAATACGCGAGCTGCAGCATGTCTTTCGGGTTCAGCTGGTAGTTTTTCTGCCCGGCAAAGTCACGTGCAAAGTTATCGGCGATCTGTGCATGGCAGAGCATGATTGCAGCGCGACGCACCAGCGTCGCGTAGCGGTTCTGCAACAGAAAGTGCAGAATCTCTTCAAAAGCGCGCGCGCGTTCAATACCGGGGCTGAGCGTTGTCAGTCGTTCGTGGCGGTGCGCGAGGTAGCGGGTGAGTTCATAAGCTTCGTCGGCTTCGGCTTTTTCGGGGGTTGCATCTCGGCTTGTCATTGCCGGCAATTCGCGCAGCCACATCTCTGCAAGCCCGGCCGCCCGCGGAAAGTTGCCGCCGAGTATCTCGTCTGCTATCGCCTGCGAATAGCCTTGTTCCACCGTTGGGCAGGGTGCATAACAAAGAGGACACGTAAACTGTTGTCAGAGGTAAACAAGCCGGCAGTGCCGCATCAGAAACGGAATAAACTTTGAGCGCGCCTGGCCGGTTTCCCAGCCGACGAAGCCGAGAAACCTGCGCGCCCGGGTGAGAGCCACGTAGAGCAGTCTGACCTCTTCGTCGTATTGATTGTCGCGGTGGGGCATGCTGTTCTCGGCGATGCCGAACACGACGACGTGATCGAATTCGAGTCCCTTGCTTTTGTGGATCGTCATCACTTGCAAACCTTGTGGCGCAGCGCGTTCGAGAAGCCGCCGCTGTGCATTGGTTCGCACTAAAACGGTGATAGTTGCCAGATCTGGCACTTTTCGCAGCTTCGGGTATTGCGTTAAGAAGCGTTGCCAGGCTGCCGTTGCAGATTCGGCCTGGCCAAAGAAGAAAACGGGTTTGTTCTCACGGGAGCGGGTTGCGTTGAGTCGTTTGCGAACATAGTCAGACGAAAGCCTTATCGCCTTGTTGCCGAGTAAGACAATCTCTTTTGCGCTGCGGTAGTTATGCAGCAGAAAAACACGGTGAGAATTTGCAAAGACAGATTGAAAGTTGCGTGTGAGCGCTACATCCGCACCACGAAACGCGTAGATGCTCTGCCAGTCATCGCCGACCACGAAGTATTTCTCTGCCTTCAGGGCCTGAACGAAGCCTGCCTGGTCGGGTGAAGTGTCTTGAAATTCATCGACAAAAACGGCCTGGTACCGCCCGGCAATTTCGGGTAATGCTGCGGCCTCGGCGATCATCGTGTCAAAATCGAGGTATTGGTTTTGTGCCTGGTGGCCCGCGAAAAAATTTCGCCAATCATCGCTGTCTGCTTCTGAGAGAAATTCAGCACGCGCGAGAACACGGTCGGGCAGATGACGAAACTGGGGGTGCCGCTGCCGCAGCCAGTCGGCGCGCAGCTTCGCTGTTTCTCTGAGAATACGAAACTCGCGGCCGCTGTTTTTGAGCAGGCGGTATGCCAGCGCGTGAATTGTACCACAGAAACCGACGCGAATCGCTTTTGCTTCGAGCCTCTCTTTCAGCTCATGGGCGGCGCGGCGCGAAAAAGTCAGAATCGCGATGCCTTCGGCGGCTAAGCCGTGCGCGACAGCAGATTCGACGGCCGCAATCAACGTCGAAGTTTTGCCGCTGCCCGCACCGGCGACAACCTGAAGAGCCTTGAGGCCAGTTGACCAAAGCTTGGTCGCAGCCTCGGTCTGCTGGCGATTCAGATTCGGGTGCGGCGCCTGGCCTGGCATCGCTCACGCTTTGCGCGATTCTTCAAGGTAGTCAATCACTCTTTCAGCGATGTTAACTCCCGTTGCGGCTTCGATACCCTCAAGGCCTGGGGATGCATTCACTTCGAGAATCATCGGGCCGCGTTTCGATTCGATGAGGTCGACGCCTGCAAAATTCAGCCCCAGAATGCGTGCCGCGAGTTTTACCGTGCGCGCGGCCTCAATCGAAAGCTCAACCTTCTCGGAAAGCGCACCCCGGTGAATGTTCGAGCGAAAATCATAACCTGTGGCCTGCCTGCGCATCGCGGCGATCAGGTTGCCATGCAGAATAATCGCACGAATATCTGCGCCCTGCGCTTCGGCGATGAATTCTTGCACAATCACCTGCAGCCCCTGGTCGAGCAAAACTTCGATGAAGCTGCGGCCGGCCGATTTCGAATCGGCGATCATAACCCCGGTGCCCTGCGAACCGGTGGGTATTTTCAGAATATAAGGCGGATTTCCGATTTTTTCAAAAGCATTGTCGATATGCAGCGGATCGTCAATGATCACGCTGCGCGGTACGGCAATTTTATTCTGCGCGAGAATCTGCATTGTGACGAATTTGTCACGGCAGCGCATCATCGGCAGGCTGCCGTTCAGTGATTTAACGTGCAGCGACGATGAGCCTGGCCTCACCATCATCTCGTACTGACGGATAATCGCAAGCGTATGCTCGGGCTTTTTTTGCCCCAGACGCGGGATGATACAATCGGGCGTTTCAATCTTCTGGTCCTGGTAATAGAGTTCGAGTGCATTACGCTCTAAATATGCAGACATCTGCATCGGCGGATATACCCGCATCTTGTGCCCGCGCTTGTAACCTTCTTCAAAGAAGCGGCGCGTCGAGTAGAGCGTGCGCGCATTCGAGAGAATATGAATCGACAACGGATTGCTGTTGGGTTGAGAGTGGAGCGCCACGTGCGGTAGGGTCAAACTGCTCTACAATGCGAAAAGAGTTATTCAGGCTGATGCAGAACGAAGAACTGAGCCATGGCAAAAAAATCTGAATTTCCCGCTCCGTGGACGCTTACCGGCACAGGCGTCATGATATTTTTTCCCGCGCATAAAAAGAATGTGCTCGAATCGCCCTTCATCGGGGCTGAAAACAAACAGAGCTTTCGCGGGGGCATGGGCGCCGTGATGCTGGTGCACTATGAAAACGCCAACTGTGGGCCATACGATGAGCTTCTTTATATACCCGGCTTTTTCGAACATAACAACAAGACTTACCTTCGTATTACGAAAATCTACGTCTCTTCTCAGGCTTCGGTTGAATGGGGCCGCCGCAACTGGGCGATACCCAAAGAACTCGCCGATTTTGACTGGCGACAGGGTAAAAAAGAATGGCACATCGACGTGCGCCAGCCGAAAACGGGCAACAGCATCTATTCGGTTTCACTATCCCCCCGATTTTTTTCTTTTCCGATCACAACTTCGCTCTTGCCCTGGAACCTGTTGCAGAAGCAAGAGCCACAATATTCTGAGGGTGAGGATTTCTACCTCGAGACAAAACTCGATGGTCGGGGTTCGGCGCGCATTTGTTTCATCGACCGGGTTGAAGGTTCAAAAGATTTTCCCGACTACCACGAAATGTCGCACGGCCCGCGCATCGCCGTTGCGATTGATCCGTTCAAGATGACTTTTCCGGTTGCCGGCAAAGTGCGTTAGCAGCCAATGCAGCGCCGCATTCTCGGCATCGATATCGGCGCCACAACGGTGAAGTTTGCCGCCGTGACGCCTGAGGGCAGCGTCGCGCATAGAGGGGCATTGCCCGTCGCCTCGGCGGGCAATGAACAATTCGTCGCACAACTCGCGTCGGTCATCGCGCGCCCCGAATTCTCTGATATCGACCAGGTTGGCATTGGTTCACCTGGGCCGCTTGACCTTGAAGCCGGCAAGATCATCACCTCGGCGAATATGCCAGGCGTTAAAGACTTGGCGCTCGTCGCTGAATTGAGCGCGTTATATCCGCGAAAACAAATCAGGCTCGAAAACGACGCCAATGCCGCAACGCTCGGCGAGAAATATTTCGGCGCTGGTAAGAATCTGGGTGATTTTGCAGTGCTGACGCTCGGCACCGGTGTCGGCGGCGGTTGCGTCTTCAATGGTAAACTTCAGCGCGGGTTCAGGGGAAATTTCTTCGAAGTCGGTCACGTGAATGTTGCCGGCATTTTTGCCGACGAGCCACGGCGCTGTGGCTGCGGCAGCGACGGCTGCCTCGAAGCGTATGCTTCGGCAACGGGTATTGCGAAATCTTATGAGCTTAAGACCGGCGAGCGCAGGTCTGCGGCAGATATATCTGCCCTCGCCATGGGCGGCGATGGCGCTGCGATCGAATGTTACAGAACCGCGGGCAGGGCGTTGGGGTTTGCGATGGCGGCGATCACGCAACTTCTGAATGTGCGAAAATTCGTTCTGACAGGTGGTGTCGCAGTCGCAGAGCCCCTGCTCACACCCACGCTGCGGGCAGCGTATTTGCAGCAGACGCTCGGGGTTTTTCATGATTCGTTTCAACTCATCTTTACCCGGGGTGATGAGAACGCCGGCATTTTGGGTGCGGCGGCACTCTTTCTGGAGGCCGAAGAATCATGAGGCTATATATCCGCCTGCTGCTGTTTTTCGCCCCGTTCGGGCTAATCTTCGCCGCGATGCCTGAAACCTCAAAGCTCCGCACCGTCAGCGACCGCCTGCGCTGCGATATCAATTTTTTTGAGGCACACTTTAACTTTCCCGTTGGGTATGACCAGCGTAAAGACGTCTGGATGGTCGATGAAAAATTGCACCGGATATTCAAAAAGGCACCGCTTGCATCGTATGTGTATTTTCGCAAAGTCGAAAGCAGCCAATGGCATTTGGAATTGCTAAAACCCGTACGACACGAGTTTAGCTTTTTGAAGCGGTACGAGCTCACGTTTCTCGAATCGCGTCTCACAAGCCTTGGCCAGACTCTTTACCGCTTTGAACACAAGGTGAATCATTTACGCAGTGTAGAATTCAGCCTCGATGAACTTGAACCTTCGGCGATCTTTCTGCGCCACGACAAAACGCATGATTACTTTTTGCATTTGACGTGCTTGCCAGAGTAGAGAAACAGCGATGCGCAGAAAGAGCATGAGAGCCGGCAACCGCACAAATTCAGAATTTCTTCAATGGTCGCTGCCGCGACTCGTCGGGGCGGGCTATGGCATTCTCTCACGCCGCGCCGCAAACCCCCGCTGGCCCGAGTTTTTCATCACTGCCTTTGTGCTCAAGAAATACCGCAAGAAGAGCTCATTCTGGTTCATGATCAGCCATGGCTACCGGGGAATGAGGCGGCACCAGTTGCCAGGCGGCGAAATCAAAACCTTGCTGGCTCATCTCATCGGTGCCAACCCGCGGCAGCTCTTTCAACTCGCGGGCATCTACACCGGGCTCAGCGCCGAACAGGGGCCGGCGGTCGCGACAGCTGCGCTGTTTGAAATCATCAAGATCACGAATGAAAAACGAAAAAAGCTGGTTTCACGCCGCAAGGGCAAATTACAGCAAAAACGAGGTTAAGAATGCGCGCAATACCATTTCACAGAGCAGGTGATGCCGACACTCTACGTGTCGAAGAATGGCCGAACCCCGAGCCGAAAGACAACGAGATTCTCATTCAGGTTAAGGCGTTCGGTCTGAACTTTGCCGACATTGTTGCGCGCAAAGGCCAGTACAACGACGCACCCAAATTCCCTTTTGTGCCGGGCTATGAGGTTTCAGGTGTTGTCGTTTCAACCGGCAAGAATGTGAAAAACTTTCGGTCTGGTGATGAAGTCATTGCGTTTACGCTCTTCAGCGGTTACGCCGAACTTGCGGTTGCAGACGAACGCGCGGTCGTCAAAAAACCTGCATACCTGAGTTTTGCCGATGCAGCTTCGATACCCGTAAACTTCGCCACGGCCTACCATTCGCTCTTTGAGACTGGCACGCTGCGCCCCGGGGCGAAAGTGCTGATTCATGCAGGTGCTGGCGGCGTGGGCCTTGCAGCCATACAAATGGCGAAGAATCGCGGCTGCACGGTTTTTGCCACGGCCGGCTCGGCAAAGAAGATCGAACTTCTGCAAGAATTCAAGGTCGACTACCCGATCAACTACCAGCAGACAGATTTTGAACGCGAAGTCAAACGCATCGCCGGCCCGGCGCCGTTAGATGTGGTGCTCGATTCCGTCGGTGGTTCATACTTTAAGAAGGATCTCAACTTGCTGAGGCCCCACGGGCGTGTCGTGGCATTCGGCGCCGCTGCCTTTTCAGAGCGAAACATCTTCAAACTGCCGGCGCTGATTCCGCAGGTTGTCAGCATGCTGACGCTTTCGATGATCGAGCTGATGCTGAACAGCAAGGGTTTTTACGGAGTCAACATGCTGCGTGTCGCGAAAGAGAACCCTGAACTGTTGCAGCATGAAATGCAGCAGATCATGGAAATGTTTGCAGCCGAAAAAATTAAAGCGGTCGTTTCGCGGCAAATGTCATGGCACCAGATAGGTGAAGCGCACAACCTGCTCGAAAGCAGGGCCTCGACCGGCAAGATAGTTCTGATGATTGATTGACGGCATGTCAAATCAGCGATACGTAACGTAAGCGATGCGTAAGTTACGCATCGCAAAAAAAGAGGAAGTCCGGTGAAAATCCGGCGCTGACCCGCAACCGTAATGGATAATCTTGTTTGGGGCCGCAGGCCCCAAACAAGATTATCCTAAGTCGGGAACTCTTGTTGCTGCACCCCGAGGACACGGGTGCAGCAGCGAAAAGCTTTTGAAAAATCCAGCATTTCAGAAGCCAGCGGGCTCTATGGGGTTGATAATACAACCAACAGGGGCAGCAAATGCAGAATCGAATCTCTTTTCTAATGGTGGGTAGCGCCCTCATCGCATTCACGGTGCACTGCGCGCAGATCGAGAAAGAAGACACCAATAGCGGCAATGGCAACAGCAATTCTGTCGCGACAAGTGCGGCCAAGCCGGGTGTTTACCTGGCTGACCAGGTCGTCGAAGCACCGGGCAATACCGGCACGGGCTTTGGCAACACGAACCTTGTGATCAACGGCGTACGCGGCAGCGGCCTCACAGCCGGCGGACTCGACGTCTATTCGCTCGAGAACACCGGTGCGACAACGCACATCGTGCTCGCCTGGAATGGCAAGAAGGTCAAGAATGTAGCGGGCGCCGACTTTGCCGTTTATGAGAACGCCTTCAATTCAACCCCGGGGCCCGGTCGGTTCATGGAACCGATGTTTGCAGAGGTCAGCAATGACAATGTGAACTATTGCGGTTTTGCACCAGACTTCACGAACACACCCGAAACGACTTATTCCAACGACCCCGGGCATTGGCTGCGTTTTGCGGGCAAGGCGCCTGTGGTCTACAATGTTACGAATTCTGCCAATAATTTTACGGCTGCAGAACTCTTTACCGACGCGGATGCAGACGGTGAGGGTGATGTCGGTGGTGGAGATCTGTTTGATCTCGACAATCTCTCAGACAGCAACGCCTTTGCTACAGGCTGCACAACGCCGCTGCGCGATGAGTTACGCAGTAATGGCTTTCGCTATCTGCGATTGGTTTCAGCCGCAAGAAGGATTAACCCCGACACGGGTGCGGCTTTCGTGACCGATGCAATTTCGTCTGGGCCAGACATCGATGGCGCGGTAGCACGATCCGTTGAATAGAAGCGCAACGGCCGGCTGCCTGCTCTTTGCGCTGGTATCCTTGAGCCAGAACGTTCACGGCGATGAAGCAGAAGAATTGCGGGTGCAGGCGAAACTCAAACGCATTAAACCGATTCGTCTGATATCCTCATCGGATGCGCGGGCAGCCGGCAGTTACCGGGAGATACCTCTTGCAACCGCCGCTGAAGCGCCGCTGTCAGAACGGGCTTCCGATGTTTTGCAAAAGCAAACGGGAGTGCAGGTGAACCGTGCCGGGGCGCCCGGTACGCAGAGCGTGCTCGCGATCAGGGGCATGAGCCCCGATCAGGTTGAATATTTCATTGAAGGTGTGCCGCTGCCGAGGCCACTCGCGACGCCGCCAAATCTCGAGATGCTGCCGCTGCCGCTTTTTTCAGCCGTCGATATCTATCCGTCATTTGTGCCGTCGCATTTGCCCGGTGCCAATATCGGCGGAGCCCTGAATTTTCGGCTGCTGCGGCCTGAAGGCGAGTCGGCACGCTATCTGACGCAGGTATCACAGAATTCACTGCTCGGCACCTCTGTTATCGCGGCCCGGCAGACAGGCAGTTCGCTCAACTTTGTTTCGTTCGAACAGAGCCGCAATCGCTACGAATACGTTTCTAACAATGGTACCCCTGAGAACCGGTCAGACGACCGTGTTTTGCAGCGGCTCAATGAAGATTTTACGCGGGCGGGCTATACGGGTTTTGGCACGCTTGCTGCAGGTAAATGGCAAATTGCCGGCCTCGCTGATTTCTACCATAGCGACCGGGGAATCCCCGGCGTGCAGAATTTGCCGATAGAATCGGCCCGGCGCAGCGAGCAGCGCATGAGCGGCGCGGTAAAGGCCGCACGACCGCTCAGCGAAACCCTGAAC
The sequence above is a segment of the Turneriella parva DSM 21527 genome. Coding sequences within it:
- a CDS encoding adenylate/guanylate cyclase domain-containing protein gives rise to the protein MASVLNFFRRQLTAYRNLGVEPGMADFEKRSHYIFNFMLALTLAITVVYATIPYFVLNITHVGLNHVINGSLFIGYAFCVALVYFRKPLASRLIFTTLVQGHIFVFTLLLGWQIGNYLFYLALPALPYVLFHKSRFGIAYAFLTGILGFGASFAVKKYNLQFVAVTPAMYDGLFLIAFASSFSVVFMVVRLFFKLSRETEIRLQHEKRRSERLLLNILPAEIAERLQNGENTIADHYPKVYVLFADIVGFTQLSSQTTPDEVVRRLNEVFSLIDILVEKYDVEKIKTIGDAYMVVAGIPKSRHDDAGRILGFAKEMLEMVKTMNALELRIGIDVGEATAGVIGTKKFIFDLWGDTVNTASRMESHGEPGKIHVTERVVAGLGGEFAIEERGKIIIKGKGEMKTFFVR
- a CDS encoding UvrD-helicase domain-containing protein, whose product is MPGQAPHPNLNRQQTEAATKLWSTGLKALQVVAGAGSGKTSTLIAAVESAVAHGLAAEGIAILTFSRRAAHELKERLEAKAIRVGFCGTIHALAYRLLKNSGREFRILRETAKLRADWLRQRHPQFRHLPDRVLARAEFLSEADSDDWRNFFAGHQAQNQYLDFDTMIAEAAALPEIAGRYQAVFVDEFQDTSPDQAGFVQALKAEKYFVVGDDWQSIYAFRGADVALTRNFQSVFANSHRVFLLHNYRSAKEIVLLGNKAIRLSSDYVRKRLNATRSRENKPVFFFGQAESATAAWQRFLTQYPKLRKVPDLATITVLVRTNAQRRLLERAAPQGLQVMTIHKSKGLEFDHVVVFGIAENSMPHRDNQYDEEVRLLYVALTRARRFLGFVGWETGQARSKFIPFLMRHCRLVYL
- a CDS encoding ATP-grasp domain-containing protein, with protein sequence MALHSQPNSNPLSIHILSNARTLYSTRRFFEEGYKRGHKMRVYPPMQMSAYLERNALELYYQDQKIETPDCIIPRLGQKKPEHTLAIIRQYEMMVRPGSSSLHVKSLNGSLPMMRCRDKFVTMQILAQNKIAVPRSVIIDDPLHIDNAFEKIGNPPYILKIPTGSQGTGVMIADSKSAGRSFIEVLLDQGLQVIVQEFIAEAQGADIRAIILHGNLIAAMRRQATGYDFRSNIHRGALSEKVELSIEAARTVKLAARILGLNFAGVDLIESKRGPMILEVNASPGLEGIEAATGVNIAERVIDYLEESRKA
- a CDS encoding acetoacetate decarboxylase family protein, whose protein sequence is MAKKSEFPAPWTLTGTGVMIFFPAHKKNVLESPFIGAENKQSFRGGMGAVMLVHYENANCGPYDELLYIPGFFEHNNKTYLRITKIYVSSQASVEWGRRNWAIPKELADFDWRQGKKEWHIDVRQPKTGNSIYSVSLSPRFFSFPITTSLLPWNLLQKQEPQYSEGEDFYLETKLDGRGSARICFIDRVEGSKDFPDYHEMSHGPRIAVAIDPFKMTFPVAGKVR
- a CDS encoding ROK family protein; this encodes MQRRILGIDIGATTVKFAAVTPEGSVAHRGALPVASAGNEQFVAQLASVIARPEFSDIDQVGIGSPGPLDLEAGKIITSANMPGVKDLALVAELSALYPRKQIRLENDANAATLGEKYFGAGKNLGDFAVLTLGTGVGGGCVFNGKLQRGFRGNFFEVGHVNVAGIFADEPRRCGCGSDGCLEAYASATGIAKSYELKTGERRSAADISALAMGGDGAAIECYRTAGRALGFAMAAITQLLNVRKFVLTGGVAVAEPLLTPTLRAAYLQQTLGVFHDSFQLIFTRGDENAGILGAAALFLEAEES
- a CDS encoding quinone oxidoreductase family protein → MRAIPFHRAGDADTLRVEEWPNPEPKDNEILIQVKAFGLNFADIVARKGQYNDAPKFPFVPGYEVSGVVVSTGKNVKNFRSGDEVIAFTLFSGYAELAVADERAVVKKPAYLSFADAASIPVNFATAYHSLFETGTLRPGAKVLIHAGAGGVGLAAIQMAKNRGCTVFATAGSAKKIELLQEFKVDYPINYQQTDFEREVKRIAGPAPLDVVLDSVGGSYFKKDLNLLRPHGRVVAFGAAAFSERNIFKLPALIPQVVSMLTLSMIELMLNSKGFYGVNMLRVAKENPELLQHEMQQIMEMFAAEKIKAVVSRQMSWHQIGEAHNLLESRASTGKIVLMID
- a CDS encoding LIC_13355 family lipoprotein, whose protein sequence is MQNRISFLMVGSALIAFTVHCAQIEKEDTNSGNGNSNSVATSAAKPGVYLADQVVEAPGNTGTGFGNTNLVINGVRGSGLTAGGLDVYSLENTGATTHIVLAWNGKKVKNVAGADFAVYENAFNSTPGPGRFMEPMFAEVSNDNVNYCGFAPDFTNTPETTYSNDPGHWLRFAGKAPVVYNVTNSANNFTAAELFTDADADGEGDVGGGDLFDLDNLSDSNAFATGCTTPLRDELRSNGFRYLRLVSAARRINPDTGAAFVTDAISSGPDIDGAVARSVE